In a single window of the uncultured Pseudodesulfovibrio sp. genome:
- a CDS encoding DUF6125 family protein encodes MSETKADKAAELAGVIRQLAAHYGLWLAESVHQLGLDAALTAEGEAGDRLESILRGKLERALGREPGGLLAGVATEVLDDAAQALRTGWLAADGVWFQAVERMAGMDAAKWVNDTCWARFAPLEARRVKALLRLPDNGGIPALKAGLAARMYGHLNEWEFVEETENSIVFRMTDCRVQTARKRRGLADYPCKSGGTTEYAGFSREMDSRLRCECVGCPPDPHPEEWACAWRFTLVEE; translated from the coding sequence ATGAGCGAAACCAAGGCAGACAAAGCGGCGGAACTGGCAGGAGTCATCCGACAGTTGGCGGCGCATTACGGGTTGTGGCTGGCCGAGAGCGTGCACCAGCTCGGACTGGACGCGGCCCTTACCGCCGAGGGCGAAGCCGGGGACCGCTTGGAGTCCATCCTTCGGGGCAAGCTGGAGCGCGCACTGGGCAGAGAGCCGGGCGGGCTGCTGGCCGGAGTGGCCACCGAGGTGCTGGACGATGCGGCCCAGGCGTTGCGCACGGGCTGGCTGGCCGCGGACGGCGTCTGGTTTCAGGCCGTTGAACGCATGGCCGGCATGGACGCGGCCAAGTGGGTCAACGACACCTGCTGGGCCCGGTTTGCGCCCCTGGAGGCCCGACGCGTCAAGGCACTGCTCAGGCTGCCTGATAACGGTGGCATCCCCGCGCTCAAGGCCGGGCTGGCCGCGCGCATGTACGGACATCTCAATGAATGGGAATTCGTGGAGGAGACGGAGAACTCCATCGTCTTCCGCATGACCGACTGCCGGGTACAGACCGCCAGAAAACGGCGCGGTCTGGCAGATTATCCCTGCAAATCCGGCGGGACCACCGAATATGCCGGTTTCTCGCGAGAGATGGACTCGAGGCTGCGCTGCGAATGTGTGGGCTGCCCACCTGATCCACACCCGGAGGAATGGGCCTGCGCCTGGCGTTTCACTCTGGTGGAAGAATAG
- a CDS encoding PHP domain-containing protein — MSIDLHAHTTISDGTLTPTELVKLAKESGLDAIAVTDHDTFQGIPEALEAGREYGIEVIPGAELSLESLEGAGWIHVVALWIPEQADELQKAFDWVIEGRANRNHEIVEKLRSLGVNITYEAVAARAGGTIGRPHFAQELMALGVVSSMDEAFKVWIGDNGRAYVPKRKLTPEQAFPILKNIGATSILAHPFAMKLSYPKTETVVRRLMELGLDGMEVLYSEHSEADTKAFGEMADRLGLLQSGGSDFHGTNKPDIKLGVGRGNLNIPNELLDKMKEARRAKGLPV; from the coding sequence ATGAGCATAGACCTGCACGCGCACACCACGATCTCTGACGGGACCCTGACGCCCACGGAACTTGTCAAACTGGCCAAGGAGAGCGGCCTGGACGCCATCGCGGTGACAGACCACGACACCTTCCAGGGAATACCCGAGGCTCTGGAAGCCGGTAGGGAGTATGGCATCGAAGTCATTCCGGGCGCGGAGCTGAGCCTCGAATCCCTGGAAGGAGCGGGCTGGATCCACGTTGTCGCCCTGTGGATTCCCGAACAGGCGGACGAACTCCAAAAGGCCTTTGACTGGGTCATCGAGGGACGCGCCAATCGCAACCACGAAATCGTCGAGAAACTGCGCTCTCTCGGCGTGAACATCACTTACGAGGCCGTGGCCGCCCGGGCCGGGGGCACCATCGGTCGGCCCCATTTCGCCCAGGAGCTCATGGCGCTGGGCGTGGTCTCCTCCATGGACGAGGCCTTCAAGGTCTGGATCGGCGACAATGGCCGGGCCTACGTGCCCAAGCGCAAGCTCACGCCCGAGCAGGCCTTCCCCATCCTGAAGAACATCGGAGCCACCTCCATCCTGGCCCATCCCTTTGCCATGAAACTGAGCTACCCGAAGACCGAAACGGTCGTCCGTCGTCTTATGGAACTCGGCCTGGACGGCATGGAAGTCCTCTATTCGGAACACTCCGAGGCGGATACCAAGGCGTTCGGCGAGATGGCCGACCGCCTCGGCCTGCTGCAAAGCGGCGGCTCGGATTTCCATGGGACCAACAAGCCGGATATCAAGCTCGGCGTGGGCCGCGGCAACCTGAATATTCCCAACGAGCTGCTGGACAAGATGAAGGAAGCCCGGCGGGCCAAGGGATTGCCGGTCTAA
- a CDS encoding PAS domain S-box protein produces MTNDREKPKSPDAETRARLINSDPSLFRRLVEASGMAVSIHDKNLFPLWGNQAWLDLWGHSIDNILDMEQTQVMPEETVELYRNSVWPTVKQGRRWEGEYLIRAKDGGLHTVKGWFDPITDESGEVTHVIAIKQDLSDLIRIREALGSAEKSLNFISDCTSDIFFRLNLRTGLYDYLSPSVERFSGYSIREYQECPMLVRKIIHPDWHEYLDKIMKELLAGQVREEYEFQFIHKSGKVHWASQRHILLRDKNGEPLAVEGIATDITARKHAEERLRASEEKFRFLAENTADVIWTMDDDYRMVYATPSIVDISGFTLEELKGRPFKKMVTRPSYAKFEEALARRQNAEAKGDYTLINSMELEHIHKNGKTFWAETVIKRLLDDKGRPNGFQGVSRDVTLRLEAGAAIAASEARFRTLFEDSPISLWEEDLTRLKFYFDELKEQGITDFRQYFNEHPEALLHCTTLVTVVDVNKATLALLGAASKEELFGNLDKVLTESSMAAFAEEMILLASGGREYCGEITNQTLDGDTIWVMVHFFVPDEYKDTLSRVIVSLLDVTPRRRAEEALMDSEERYRVLAENSQEGVIVMQNGVARYVNESMLRITGYSARELDTIDFVDMVHPGDQHEHANQFARMDSGEMNESLGSFRILTRSGGTKWVNMSVKPIMWGGREAQMLILTNITRYKALESELLIAHAQMENRVRKRTAELSKANVRLKAVAEERGKAQERIQALTQQLIRVQEDERQRIARDLHDNVAQDLSSIMLKMETLFDGHPDAHPELAQRGETIADILRRTIASVREIAYGLRPPALDQLGLVQALTNLCHDSGNRYGFDVDFFSTGIENISLDFDVEINLYRMVQEAVRNICRHAGATKAVIRLVKSHPDILIRIEDNGCGFPMQESLAKADVEKRMGLQSMEERARLIGGSMEIQTLTGTGTRILFKVPIESARRHG; encoded by the coding sequence GTGACGAACGATCGCGAAAAACCGAAGAGCCCTGATGCCGAAACCCGTGCGCGGCTGATCAATTCCGACCCCTCACTGTTCCGGAGGCTGGTCGAGGCCTCGGGCATGGCGGTCTCCATTCACGACAAGAACCTTTTTCCCCTGTGGGGGAACCAGGCCTGGCTCGACCTCTGGGGTCATTCCATCGACAACATCCTGGACATGGAACAGACCCAGGTCATGCCCGAAGAAACCGTGGAGCTGTACCGGAACAGCGTGTGGCCCACGGTCAAGCAGGGCAGGCGCTGGGAGGGTGAATACCTGATCCGGGCCAAGGACGGGGGGCTGCACACGGTCAAGGGGTGGTTCGATCCGATCACCGACGAATCCGGGGAAGTCACCCACGTCATCGCCATAAAACAGGACCTCTCCGATCTCATCCGCATCCGCGAGGCCCTGGGCTCGGCCGAAAAGAGCCTGAACTTCATCTCCGATTGCACCAGCGACATCTTTTTCCGCCTGAACCTGCGCACCGGCCTCTACGACTACCTCAGCCCCTCGGTGGAACGGTTCTCGGGCTATTCAATCCGGGAATACCAGGAATGTCCCATGCTCGTGCGCAAGATCATCCACCCGGACTGGCACGAATACCTGGACAAGATCATGAAGGAGCTGCTCGCCGGCCAGGTGCGAGAGGAATACGAATTCCAGTTCATCCACAAGTCGGGCAAGGTCCATTGGGCCAGCCAGCGACACATCCTGCTCCGGGACAAGAACGGCGAACCCCTGGCCGTGGAAGGTATCGCCACGGACATCACCGCGCGCAAACACGCCGAGGAACGGCTTCGGGCCAGTGAGGAAAAGTTCCGTTTTCTGGCCGAGAACACCGCCGACGTCATCTGGACCATGGATGATGACTACCGCATGGTCTACGCCACCCCGTCCATCGTGGACATCAGCGGCTTCACGCTGGAAGAACTCAAGGGCCGTCCGTTCAAGAAGATGGTCACCAGGCCGTCCTATGCCAAGTTCGAGGAGGCCCTGGCCAGGCGGCAAAACGCCGAGGCCAAGGGCGACTACACCCTGATCAACAGCATGGAGCTGGAGCACATCCACAAGAACGGCAAGACGTTCTGGGCCGAGACCGTGATAAAACGGCTGCTCGACGACAAGGGCCGACCCAACGGGTTCCAGGGCGTGTCCAGGGACGTCACCCTGCGCCTGGAGGCCGGGGCAGCCATCGCGGCCAGCGAGGCCCGCTTCCGGACCCTGTTCGAGGACTCCCCCATCTCCCTGTGGGAAGAGGACCTGACCAGACTCAAGTTCTATTTCGACGAACTCAAGGAGCAGGGGATCACCGATTTCCGGCAGTATTTCAATGAACACCCGGAAGCATTGCTGCACTGCACCACCCTTGTCACCGTGGTGGACGTCAACAAGGCCACCCTGGCTCTGCTCGGAGCGGCCAGCAAGGAGGAGTTGTTCGGCAACCTGGACAAGGTCCTGACCGAATCCTCCATGGCCGCCTTCGCCGAGGAGATGATCCTGCTGGCCTCGGGCGGTAGAGAATATTGCGGAGAGATCACCAATCAGACCCTGGACGGCGACACCATCTGGGTCATGGTCCATTTTTTCGTGCCCGACGAGTACAAGGACACCCTGTCCCGGGTCATCGTCTCCCTGCTGGACGTGACCCCCAGGCGGCGGGCCGAAGAGGCCCTCATGGATTCCGAGGAACGCTACCGCGTCCTGGCCGAGAACTCACAGGAAGGCGTCATCGTCATGCAGAACGGCGTGGCCCGCTACGTCAACGAATCCATGCTGCGCATCACCGGCTACTCGGCCAGGGAGCTCGATACCATCGACTTCGTGGACATGGTCCACCCCGGCGATCAGCACGAGCACGCCAACCAGTTCGCCCGGATGGACTCCGGAGAGATGAACGAATCCCTCGGCTCCTTCCGCATCCTGACCCGGAGCGGGGGGACCAAGTGGGTGAACATGAGCGTCAAACCGATCATGTGGGGCGGCCGCGAGGCCCAGATGCTCATCCTGACCAACATCACCCGATACAAGGCGCTCGAATCAGAGCTGCTCATCGCCCACGCCCAGATGGAAAACCGGGTGCGCAAGCGGACCGCCGAGCTGTCCAAGGCGAACGTCCGGCTCAAGGCCGTGGCCGAGGAGCGTGGCAAGGCGCAGGAGCGTATCCAGGCCCTGACCCAGCAGCTCATCCGCGTGCAGGAGGACGAGCGCCAGCGCATCGCCCGCGATCTGCATGACAACGTGGCCCAGGACCTCTCGTCAATCATGCTCAAGATGGAGACCCTGTTCGACGGCCACCCCGACGCTCACCCGGAGCTGGCCCAACGCGGCGAAACCATCGCCGACATCCTGCGGCGGACCATCGCCTCGGTCCGGGAAATCGCCTACGGTCTGCGGCCACCGGCCCTGGATCAGCTGGGCCTGGTCCAGGCACTGACCAATCTCTGCCATGATTCGGGAAACCGCTACGGGTTTGACGTTGACTTTTTCTCCACCGGAATCGAAAATATTTCTTTGGACTTCGACGTGGAAATCAACCTCTACCGCATGGTCCAGGAAGCCGTCAGGAACATCTGCCGCCACGCCGGGGCGACCAAGGCCGTTATCCGCCTAGTCAAAAGCCACCCGGACATCCTCATCCGCATCGAGGACAACGGCTGCGGGTTCCCGATGCAGGAGAGCCTGGCCAAGGCCGACGTTGAAAAACGCATGGGCCTGCAAAGCATGGAGGAGAGAGCCCGCCTGATCGGCGGTTCCATGGAAATCCAAACCCTGACCGGTACCGGCACACGCATCCTGTTCAAGGTACCGATCGAAAGCGCGAGGAGACACGGCTAG
- a CDS encoding Hsp20/alpha crystallin family protein — protein MVIDFNTLYNFPSRLDRVFEEMLRSPMGDDRRLAYPPLNLSNDEENIYVRAEVPGVTIDDVELTLTDKTLVIKGERTAPQGKFYRQERPSGVFHRVVNIGVPVDREKVTAAMKDGVLTVTLPKSEEIKPRTISIDVA, from the coding sequence ATGGTTATCGATTTTAATACGCTCTATAATTTCCCGTCCCGTTTGGACCGTGTCTTTGAAGAAATGCTCAGATCGCCCATGGGCGACGACCGGCGTTTGGCCTACCCCCCACTCAATTTGAGCAACGATGAAGAGAATATTTACGTCCGCGCGGAAGTGCCCGGAGTGACCATTGACGACGTGGAACTGACGTTGACGGACAAGACCCTGGTCATCAAGGGCGAGCGCACCGCCCCCCAGGGAAAATTCTATCGCCAGGAACGCCCGAGCGGTGTTTTCCACAGGGTTGTCAACATCGGCGTGCCGGTGGACAGGGAAAAAGTGACCGCGGCCATGAAGGACGGGGTGCTGACCGTGACCCTGCCCAAGTCCGAAGAGATCAAGCCGCGAACCATCAGCATCGACGTTGCCTAA
- a CDS encoding DUF362 domain-containing protein: MPEIVTLSCDSYDRTVREAFEQAGGPDALAGFEHILLKPNLVNASPFPVTTHPDFTAAAIDAIRAHTDAPITIAEGTGDKDKETDEVFAVLGYKDLARCKGVDLLDLNHADLTEVSRPGCTVFSTMWLPQVAFTHCIVSLPVLKGHSMAVVTGTMKNMMGFAPPSHYQGGGWKKALFHRNMDGSIRDLNRYVTPHFTIMDATVGLKDYHLGGPRCCPEVGMILAGADPLAVDRAAAGLLGIDWRTVGHLR, from the coding sequence ATGCCCGAGATCGTTACACTCTCCTGCGACAGTTACGACCGGACCGTTCGCGAAGCCTTTGAACAGGCGGGCGGTCCGGACGCGCTGGCCGGGTTTGAACACATCCTGCTCAAGCCCAATCTGGTCAACGCCTCGCCTTTTCCGGTAACGACGCACCCCGATTTCACGGCTGCGGCCATCGACGCCATCCGAGCCCACACGGACGCGCCCATCACCATTGCCGAAGGCACGGGCGACAAGGACAAGGAGACGGACGAAGTCTTTGCCGTGCTGGGCTACAAGGATCTGGCCCGCTGCAAGGGCGTGGACCTGCTCGATCTCAACCATGCGGACCTGACCGAAGTCTCGCGCCCGGGCTGCACAGTCTTTTCGACCATGTGGCTGCCCCAGGTCGCCTTCACCCACTGCATTGTTTCGCTGCCCGTGCTCAAGGGCCACTCCATGGCCGTCGTGACCGGAACCATGAAGAACATGATGGGCTTTGCCCCGCCCTCCCACTACCAGGGCGGCGGCTGGAAAAAGGCGCTCTTCCACCGCAATATGGATGGCTCCATCCGCGACCTGAACCGCTACGTCACCCCGCATTTCACCATCATGGACGCCACGGTCGGGCTCAAGGACTACCACCTGGGCGGCCCCAGGTGCTGCCCGGAAGTGGGCATGATCCTGGCCGGGGCCGATCCCCTGGCCGTGGACCGCGCCGCAGCTGGGCTGCTCGGCATCGACTGGCGAACGGTCGGCCACCTGCGCTGA
- a CDS encoding Trm112 family protein, whose protein sequence is MTLKKELLDILACPKCKGELTLKPAGDGLACPECKVVYPVKDDIPIMLVDQAVPETDWTGSK, encoded by the coding sequence ATGACCCTGAAGAAAGAATTGCTCGATATCCTGGCCTGCCCCAAGTGCAAGGGCGAACTCACGCTCAAACCCGCCGGCGACGGGCTGGCCTGCCCCGAATGCAAGGTGGTCTACCCGGTCAAGGACGACATCCCCATCATGCTCGTGGACCAGGCCGTGCCTGAAACGGATTGGACCGGCTCGAAATAG
- a CDS encoding peptidase U32 family protein, with protein sequence MPDTPFIPELLAPAGDMEKLETAILYGADAVYLGGEGLNLRAGAGGFDRQALERAIARAHQSQVKVYYTLNVYPRQSHMNAVHEQIDTLGELKPDAIIAADPGVIRLLRRELPEIPVHISTQANTSNVESVRFWRENGAKRVNVARELRSAELGEMLEACRKQMPSMELEVFIHGAMCMAISGRCYMSALLNDRPGNLGQCSHPCRYEYRPVSMTFEERTRPGEKLWEMREYENPFAEDFTFDAPEEFVFSSPDNDASAAQPPADRALSAALDTDNWTKFFAAEDLCLLHYLEWFRGMKVASLKLEGRTKSSAYLAQVVDAYKTALTHAATGRFQPELYLSELVNAASRPLTTGFFDPANRGAIAQPPDETEKRPVLARILSPLAAGRWLVQTKARWSADQPVEVLVPGLIRPKISAEDYGLVNETGQAVETSHPGQRAIFICDHPEIKTGMFIRKPWDMDKLD encoded by the coding sequence ATGCCCGACACCCCGTTCATCCCGGAACTGCTCGCCCCCGCGGGCGACATGGAAAAGCTCGAGACCGCCATCCTGTATGGCGCGGACGCCGTCTACCTTGGCGGCGAAGGCCTCAATCTGCGCGCGGGCGCGGGCGGGTTCGACCGCCAGGCCCTGGAACGGGCCATCGCACGCGCCCACCAGTCCCAGGTCAAGGTCTACTACACGCTCAACGTCTATCCGCGCCAATCCCACATGAACGCGGTCCATGAACAGATAGACACCCTGGGCGAGTTGAAGCCCGACGCGATCATCGCCGCCGATCCCGGCGTCATCCGTCTGCTGCGGCGCGAGCTGCCGGAAATTCCGGTACATATCTCCACCCAGGCCAACACCTCCAATGTGGAGTCTGTCCGCTTCTGGCGCGAAAACGGGGCCAAACGCGTCAACGTGGCCCGCGAGCTGCGCTCCGCCGAGTTGGGCGAAATGCTCGAAGCCTGCCGCAAGCAGATGCCCTCCATGGAGCTGGAGGTCTTCATCCACGGAGCCATGTGCATGGCCATATCCGGCCGATGCTACATGTCCGCCCTGCTCAACGACCGGCCCGGCAACCTCGGCCAGTGCTCCCACCCCTGCCGCTACGAGTACCGGCCCGTGTCCATGACCTTCGAGGAACGCACCCGGCCCGGCGAAAAGCTCTGGGAGATGCGCGAATACGAGAACCCCTTCGCCGAAGACTTCACCTTCGATGCGCCCGAGGAATTCGTCTTTTCCTCTCCGGACAACGACGCTTCCGCTGCCCAGCCTCCGGCCGACCGCGCCCTGTCCGCCGCGCTGGACACCGACAACTGGACCAAATTCTTTGCCGCCGAAGACCTCTGCCTGCTCCATTATCTGGAATGGTTCCGGGGCATGAAGGTCGCCTCCCTCAAGCTCGAAGGCCGGACCAAAAGCTCGGCCTATCTGGCGCAGGTCGTGGACGCCTACAAGACCGCTCTGACCCACGCCGCCACCGGCCGGTTCCAGCCCGAACTCTATCTCTCCGAGCTGGTCAACGCCGCCTCGCGGCCTCTGACCACCGGCTTCTTTGATCCGGCCAACCGTGGCGCCATCGCCCAACCGCCGGACGAGACCGAAAAACGGCCTGTGCTCGCCCGTATCCTCTCCCCCCTGGCCGCGGGCCGCTGGCTGGTCCAGACAAAGGCCCGCTGGTCCGCCGACCAGCCAGTGGAGGTCCTCGTACCCGGCCTCATCCGCCCGAAAATCTCCGCAGAGGACTACGGTCTGGTCAACGAAACAGGGCAGGCTGTCGAGACTTCCCACCCCGGTCAACGCGCCATCTTCATCTGCGACCATCCGGAAATCAAAACCGGCATGTTCATCAGAAAACCCTGGGACATGGACAAGCTCGACTAA
- a CDS encoding response regulator transcription factor yields MGANTLDIMIVDDHPLFREGLKTIVSRDENFAVCAEAGTGQEGISLARNHRPDIVLVDISMPDKSGIQMIRELKDELPQTRFVIISMHSEADYIVEAFRAGATGYIIKESAAGQLIKGLNTVAGGNLFLDSALSQEVVFKLLQTKSDAEDGQDDPYATLTPREQEVMRMLAEGLTAKGVAEELFISPKTVENHRTNLMKKLGLKSSVELVRYAARLGLIDIETWAI; encoded by the coding sequence ATGGGAGCGAATACCCTGGACATAATGATCGTCGATGACCACCCCCTTTTCAGGGAGGGCCTCAAAACCATCGTCAGCCGTGACGAGAACTTCGCGGTGTGCGCCGAGGCGGGTACCGGACAGGAAGGCATCTCCCTGGCCCGGAACCACAGGCCCGACATCGTCCTGGTGGACATCTCCATGCCCGACAAGAGCGGCATCCAGATGATCCGTGAACTCAAGGACGAACTGCCGCAGACCCGGTTCGTGATCATCTCCATGCACTCCGAAGCCGACTACATCGTCGAGGCCTTCCGCGCCGGAGCCACCGGCTACATCATCAAGGAATCCGCTGCCGGTCAGCTCATCAAGGGGCTGAACACCGTGGCCGGGGGCAACCTCTTCCTGGACAGCGCCCTGTCCCAGGAGGTGGTCTTCAAACTGCTCCAGACCAAGAGCGACGCCGAGGACGGCCAGGACGACCCGTACGCCACCCTGACTCCGCGAGAGCAGGAGGTCATGCGCATGCTGGCTGAAGGGCTGACCGCCAAGGGCGTGGCCGAAGAGCTGTTCATCTCGCCCAAGACCGTGGAAAACCACCGCACCAACCTGATGAAGAAGCTCGGGCTGAAAAGCTCCGTGGAACTCGTCCGCTACGCGGCCCGGCTGGGCCTGATCGACATAGAGACCTGGGCCATCTAG
- a CDS encoding Hsp20/alpha crystallin family protein has protein sequence MSEVAKNETERELSRFRPATDILEREDGFHIFMDMPGVSKDDMVIDLEEDELTVSGRSNQCSIPGEKFVEAQFGACEYVRSISISDIVDRERIKASLENGVLELFLPKVEKVQPKRITIQAQ, from the coding sequence ATGAGTGAAGTCGCAAAGAATGAGACTGAAAGGGAACTGAGCCGTTTCCGTCCGGCCACGGACATCCTGGAGCGCGAAGACGGCTTCCATATATTCATGGACATGCCCGGCGTGAGCAAGGACGACATGGTCATCGACCTGGAAGAGGACGAGCTGACCGTGAGCGGCCGCTCGAACCAGTGCTCGATTCCGGGAGAGAAATTCGTGGAGGCGCAGTTCGGCGCGTGCGAATACGTGCGGTCCATCTCCATCTCCGACATCGTGGACCGGGAGCGCATCAAGGCGTCCCTGGAAAACGGGGTTCTGGAACTGTTCCTGCCCAAGGTTGAGAAGGTCCAGCCCAAACGGATCACCATTCAGGCCCAATAG
- the mutM gene encoding bifunctional DNA-formamidopyrimidine glycosylase/DNA-(apurinic or apyrimidinic site) lyase — protein MPELPEVEVIARGLDTSVAGRTIESVEVPGLTRLSEPEETLVPKVLGRTIIRVWRRAKVLLMELDTGSTMAFHLKMTGRVVHGPNRTAEKHDRILFHLDDGSLLSFADMRKFGYVRCFAPGELDCWDFLCKAGPEPLETAPEVLAERVTGRNCAIKALLLNQSVVAGVGNIYADESLFRAGINPETRGSRVGRDKAVKLFTELQAVLKQAIAENGSSISDYVNAHGDAGAFQNSFNVYGRKGQACKQCGDTLRAVTVAGRTSTFCPKCQRRR, from the coding sequence ATGCCGGAACTGCCTGAAGTAGAAGTGATTGCGCGCGGACTGGACACGTCGGTTGCGGGCCGAACCATCGAATCGGTGGAGGTCCCGGGCCTGACGCGGCTGAGCGAGCCCGAGGAAACCCTGGTGCCCAAGGTGCTGGGCCGGACCATCATACGCGTCTGGCGGCGAGCCAAGGTGCTGCTCATGGAGCTGGATACCGGATCGACCATGGCCTTTCACCTGAAGATGACCGGACGCGTTGTGCACGGGCCAAACCGCACGGCCGAAAAGCACGACCGGATCCTGTTTCATCTGGACGACGGTTCGTTGTTGTCCTTTGCGGACATGCGCAAGTTCGGCTACGTGCGCTGCTTTGCACCGGGCGAACTGGATTGCTGGGACTTTTTGTGCAAGGCCGGACCCGAGCCGCTGGAGACCGCTCCTGAGGTTCTGGCCGAGCGGGTCACCGGGCGCAACTGCGCCATCAAGGCGCTGCTGCTGAACCAGTCGGTGGTGGCGGGCGTGGGCAACATCTACGCGGACGAATCGCTGTTCCGGGCGGGCATCAACCCCGAGACGCGGGGCAGCCGGGTGGGGCGCGACAAAGCGGTCAAGCTGTTCACCGAGTTGCAGGCCGTGCTCAAGCAGGCCATCGCCGAAAACGGCAGCTCCATTTCGGACTACGTGAATGCCCATGGCGACGCCGGGGCCTTCCAGAACAGTTTCAATGTGTACGGACGCAAAGGGCAGGCGTGCAAACAGTGCGGCGACACGTTGCGCGCCGTAACCGTGGCGGGCAGGACCTCGACGTTCTGTCCCAAGTGCCAACGCAGGCGATGA